In Cyanobium sp. AMD-g, one genomic interval encodes:
- a CDS encoding nuclear transport factor 2 family protein produces the protein MTDLLQPPLGEASLRTLFTKPYGAPGPTAQQWRSVYDEDVHFQDPTQERRGLSAYIVAQEGLMQRCDDVFLEPAAVAMSGDTAFVEWTMGLKIKGIEFVYPGTTRLRFGADGKIVEHRDYFDFVGPTFAPVPLVGRFVRWLYGRFVA, from the coding sequence ATGACCGACCTGCTGCAGCCACCGCTGGGTGAGGCCTCACTCAGGACCCTGTTCACCAAGCCCTACGGGGCCCCGGGACCCACAGCGCAGCAGTGGCGGTCCGTGTACGACGAGGACGTTCATTTTCAGGACCCCACCCAGGAACGGCGTGGCCTCAGCGCCTACATCGTGGCCCAGGAGGGGCTCATGCAGCGTTGCGACGACGTCTTCCTCGAGCCTGCCGCCGTGGCGATGTCCGGGGACACAGCTTTCGTCGAATGGACCATGGGCCTCAAGATCAAAGGCATTGAATTCGTGTATCCCGGCACCACCCGCCTCCGCTTCGGCGCTGACGGCAAGATCGTCGAGCACCGCGACTATTTCGATTTCGTCGGTCCCACCTTCGCCCCGGTGCCGCTGGTGGGACGTTTTGTGCGCTGGCTCTACGGACGGTTCGTGGCCTGA
- a CDS encoding chlorophyll a/b-binding protein, which produces MTNTPANAPFLQGDDERSLHMEQLKRVELFNGRAAMLGLVIGVLTEAITGSGIAHQIGLGALTDGYAACRTQFLPFCF; this is translated from the coding sequence ATGACCAACACCCCCGCCAACGCCCCTTTTCTGCAGGGCGACGACGAGCGTTCCCTCCACATGGAGCAACTCAAGCGCGTTGAGCTGTTCAACGGCCGTGCTGCCATGCTTGGCCTGGTGATCGGTGTGCTTACCGAAGCCATCACCGGCTCCGGCATCGCCCATCAGATTGGCCTCGGTGCCCTGACCGACGGCTACGCCGCCTGCCGCACCCAGTTCCTGCCGTTCTGCTTCTGA
- a CDS encoding chlorophyll a/b-binding protein yields the protein MTDTASRFGFVAFAETWNGRLAMLGFVIGLGTELLTGQGILSQIGLG from the coding sequence ATGACTGACACCGCTTCCCGCTTCGGCTTCGTCGCCTTCGCTGAAACCTGGAATGGCCGCCTCGCCATGCTCGGTTTCGTGATCGGCCTCGGCACCGAGTTGCTCACCGGCCAGGGCATCCTTTCCCAGATCGGTCTGGGTTGA
- a CDS encoding glutathione S-transferase family protein, which produces MGLLVDGVWKDQWYDTGKSAGRFERSTAAFRHWITPDGETGFPAEAGRYHLYVSLACPWAHRTLIVRALKGLGDLIPLSVVHWFMGDQGWTFQAGEGVVPDPNEGAEALHQLYTVADPHYSGRVTVPVLWDKQRRTIVSNESSEILRMFNSAFDHLGARHGDLYPAARREEIDRLNERIYRTVNNGVYRCGFATTQAAYEEALDPLFRTLADLNEQLATRRYLLGSAITEADWRLFTTLLRFDPVDVGHFKCNLRRLVDFPHLFSYTRDLYQQPGVAPTVNMAHIKRHYYQSHTMINPTGVVPVGSEINLLAPHDRESLRPAPDAAGPSHRSS; this is translated from the coding sequence ATGGGCCTGCTGGTGGACGGGGTCTGGAAGGACCAGTGGTACGACACCGGTAAAAGCGCCGGCCGCTTCGAGCGGTCAACGGCGGCCTTCCGCCACTGGATCACCCCGGACGGCGAGACTGGATTTCCTGCCGAAGCCGGCCGTTACCACCTCTATGTGTCGCTGGCCTGCCCCTGGGCCCATCGCACCTTGATCGTGCGCGCCCTCAAGGGGCTGGGTGATCTGATCCCCCTCTCCGTCGTGCACTGGTTCATGGGCGACCAGGGCTGGACCTTCCAGGCAGGGGAGGGGGTGGTGCCGGATCCCAACGAGGGCGCTGAGGCCCTGCACCAGCTCTATACCGTGGCCGATCCCCATTACAGCGGCCGGGTGACCGTGCCGGTGCTGTGGGACAAGCAACGGCGCACGATCGTGAGCAATGAATCCTCAGAGATTCTGCGCATGTTCAACAGCGCCTTCGATCACCTGGGCGCCAGGCACGGTGACCTTTATCCCGCGGCGCGGCGGGAGGAGATCGACCGCCTCAATGAACGGATTTACCGCACGGTGAACAACGGGGTCTATCGCTGTGGTTTCGCCACCACCCAGGCGGCCTACGAAGAGGCGCTGGATCCACTCTTCCGCACTCTGGCGGACCTCAACGAGCAGCTGGCCACCCGCCGCTATCTGCTGGGCTCTGCGATCACCGAGGCCGACTGGCGCCTGTTCACCACGCTGCTGCGGTTCGATCCCGTTGATGTGGGGCACTTCAAGTGCAACCTCCGTCGGCTGGTCGATTTCCCACACCTGTTTTCCTACACCCGCGATCTCTATCAGCAGCCGGGGGTGGCGCCAACGGTGAACATGGCGCACATCAAACGGCACTACTACCAGAGCCATACCATGATCAATCCCACGGGTGTGGTGCCGGTGGGTTCGGAGATCAATCTGCTGGCTCCCCATGACCGGGAGTCTCTGCGACCAGCGCCGGATGCTGCGGGTCCGTCTCATCGAAGCAGCTGA
- a CDS encoding ion channel, which translates to MAQQVEGRQRIRSVRLRQRGGVLHAEELQGWRRHWREPYRFMLAIPWPGFLLSIAASYLLLNLAFTLLYALDLDGIGGAPAGQRLSVLDAFFFSVQTLGSIGYGVLHPSSLWVNLVVTVEALFGLLFIAVTTGLAFARFSRSRARLRFSRVATIEPWQGHPTLTFRVANVRQNSLVDGRIRASLAMNEESDGRRMRRIVPLPLVRDQSISFQLMWTVMHRVGHQSPLFGLDREELERRQAEILVAFQGLDEILLAPVHFRCSYGAADLRLGEQFRDMVRMDGPNSVCLDFSCFDETDPQHPALVAETPGHGEPAD; encoded by the coding sequence ATGGCGCAACAGGTTGAAGGTCGCCAACGGATCCGTTCGGTTCGGTTGCGTCAGCGGGGTGGAGTGCTCCATGCGGAGGAGCTGCAGGGTTGGCGCCGCCATTGGCGGGAGCCCTATCGGTTCATGCTCGCCATTCCATGGCCGGGCTTTCTGCTCAGCATCGCCGCCAGCTACCTGCTGCTCAATCTCGCCTTCACGCTGCTCTATGCGCTGGATCTCGATGGCATCGGTGGGGCCCCCGCCGGGCAGCGCCTTTCCGTGCTGGATGCCTTTTTCTTCAGTGTCCAGACCCTTGGTTCGATTGGCTACGGGGTGCTCCACCCCAGCAGCCTCTGGGTGAATCTGGTGGTGACGGTGGAGGCCCTGTTCGGGCTGCTGTTCATTGCGGTCACCACCGGCCTGGCCTTTGCCCGTTTCTCCCGCAGCCGCGCCCGCCTGCGCTTCAGTCGTGTGGCCACGATCGAACCCTGGCAGGGGCACCCCACCCTCACCTTCCGGGTGGCCAACGTGCGCCAGAACAGCCTGGTGGATGGGCGCATCCGGGCCTCCCTGGCCATGAATGAGGAGAGCGACGGCCGCAGGATGCGCCGCATCGTGCCCCTGCCGCTGGTGCGTGACCAATCGATCAGCTTTCAGCTGATGTGGACCGTGATGCACCGCGTCGGCCACCAGAGCCCCCTCTTCGGCCTGGACAGGGAGGAGCTGGAGCGGCGCCAGGCCGAAATCCTGGTGGCCTTCCAGGGACTCGACGAGATCCTGCTGGCACCGGTGCACTTTCGCTGCAGCTATGGGGCGGCGGATCTGCGGCTGGGGGAACAGTTTCGCGACATGGTGAGGATGGACGGCCCGAATAGCGTCTGCCTCGATTTCAGCTGCTTCGATGAGACGGACCCGCAGCATCCGGCGCTGGTCGCAGAGACTCCCGGTCATGGGGAGCCAGCAGATTGA
- a CDS encoding ATP-binding cassette domain-containing protein, with translation MPSHPAAIDRSLLLSAKDLERRLGDRLLWSQLDLELAAGDRLGLVAPSGAGKTLLLRTLALLDPPQAGRFNLLGRPPAAWGLPRWRAMVSYLAQRPVAAGGTVETNLRAPWRFRERRGQAGWSHERITGWLAALGRDPSFLRYDAERLSGGELQLLALLRVLQFDPTVLLLDEPTASLDGATTAAVEALLIGWLAAGPHAAVLVSHDGDQIERFATRTLELQR, from the coding sequence GTGCCCAGCCATCCCGCCGCCATCGACCGCTCCCTGCTCCTGAGCGCTAAGGACCTCGAGAGGCGATTGGGGGACCGGCTGCTCTGGAGCCAGCTGGATCTCGAGCTGGCCGCCGGTGATCGCCTGGGGCTGGTGGCGCCCTCGGGGGCGGGGAAAACCCTCCTGCTGCGGACCCTGGCCCTGCTCGATCCCCCGCAGGCCGGACGCTTCAACCTGCTGGGACGCCCTCCGGCGGCCTGGGGCCTGCCTCGTTGGCGCGCCATGGTGTCGTATCTGGCGCAGCGGCCCGTCGCCGCTGGGGGAACCGTGGAGACGAACCTTCGCGCGCCGTGGCGGTTTCGGGAGCGTCGCGGGCAAGCGGGCTGGAGCCACGAGCGCATCACCGGCTGGCTGGCGGCCCTTGGGCGTGATCCCTCGTTCCTGCGATACGACGCCGAGCGGCTCTCCGGCGGTGAGCTGCAGCTGCTGGCGTTGCTGCGGGTCCTGCAGTTCGATCCAACGGTGCTGCTGCTGGATGAACCCACCGCCTCCCTCGATGGGGCCACCACCGCCGCCGTCGAGGCCCTGCTGATCGGCTGGCTCGCCGCCGGCCCGCATGCGGCCGTGCTGGTCAGCCATGACGGCGACCAGATCGAACGCTTCGCCACCCGCACCCTGGAGCTGCAGCGATGA
- a CDS encoding ABC transporter permease: protein MTPSSAGALTISDGRLALSALLILVNVGLSAALRLGLSRSLLVASVRMVVQLLLVGFVLEWLFRQDQAPLIVLVGAAMAMVAGVSAVQRTRHRFAGIYLNSLLSVMASSALVTGLAVSGLIQPQPWYNPQYLIPLLGMVLGNTLNGLSLGLDRFMEGLRSGRDLVETDLALGATRWEACQTVVRDAIRVAMIPTINSMMVMGLVSLPGMMTGQILQGAAPAAAVRYQIVILFMIASATALGVFGVVGLAYARLTSADHQLRLDRLIAVGGASPSPATWTFPPWRRRGRG from the coding sequence ATGACCCCCTCGAGCGCCGGCGCCCTGACGATCAGTGATGGCCGCCTGGCCCTCTCCGCCCTGCTGATCCTGGTGAACGTGGGGTTGTCGGCGGCGCTGCGCCTGGGCCTGTCCCGCAGCCTGCTGGTGGCGTCGGTGCGGATGGTGGTGCAGCTGCTGCTGGTGGGGTTCGTGCTCGAGTGGCTGTTCCGCCAGGACCAGGCGCCCCTGATCGTGCTGGTGGGGGCGGCCATGGCGATGGTCGCCGGGGTGTCCGCCGTGCAGCGCACCCGGCACCGCTTTGCCGGCATCTACCTCAACAGCCTGCTGTCGGTGATGGCCTCCTCGGCACTGGTCACGGGCCTGGCGGTGTCGGGGCTGATCCAGCCCCAGCCCTGGTACAACCCCCAGTATCTGATCCCCCTGCTGGGGATGGTGCTGGGAAACACGCTCAACGGGCTCTCCCTGGGCCTCGATCGTTTCATGGAGGGGTTGCGCAGCGGGCGCGATCTGGTCGAAACGGATCTGGCCCTGGGAGCGACCCGCTGGGAGGCCTGTCAGACGGTGGTGCGTGACGCGATCCGCGTGGCCATGATCCCGACGATCAACTCGATGATGGTGATGGGCCTGGTGAGCCTGCCCGGGATGATGACCGGCCAGATCCTCCAGGGGGCGGCGCCGGCAGCGGCGGTTCGCTACCAGATCGTGATCCTGTTCATGATTGCTTCGGCGACGGCGCTGGGGGTGTTCGGCGTCGTGGGCCTGGCCTACGCACGGCTCACCAGTGCCGACCATCAGCTGCGGCTCGATCGCCTGATCGCCGTGGGCGGGGCCAGTCCATCACCAGCGACCTGGACCTTCCCGCCCTGGCGCCGTCGTGGAAGGGGTTAG
- a CDS encoding DUF3721 domain-containing protein encodes MNHPALAMLLLSGVVLAATAVSAQAFDMFPSKAAAEKRAKELKCSGVFAMGKDWMPCANEQMLHKAL; translated from the coding sequence ATGAACCACCCCGCCCTGGCTATGCTCCTGCTGAGCGGCGTTGTGCTGGCGGCCACGGCCGTCAGCGCCCAGGCCTTCGACATGTTCCCCAGCAAGGCTGCGGCGGAAAAGCGCGCCAAGGAGTTGAAGTGCAGCGGTGTGTTTGCGATGGGTAAGGACTGGATGCCCTGTGCCAATGAACAGATGCTGCACAAGGCGCTTTAG
- a CDS encoding cytochrome P450: MAGVFETLAFLRDPDFARSRFERYGDVYETSLLGQRTVFIRGEQAIADLFAQGDALQGWWPDSVRQLLGPLSLANRNGAEHKARRRVVGQLFASAALRRYSPAIVALVEGLNQDLLAAPVPVALVPRLRRFAFSVIATTVLGLDGADRDALFEDFETWCQGLFSLPFALPGSPFARARQARKRLLRRLGSVLQKAQAAAASGAPLAAGGLDLLAGGLDEAGLPLADDDVAEQLLLLLFAGYETTASSLSCLLLTLLQHPAELGWLLQELDGLSWPPEEGDAAMAYDAQRAPRLDAVVKEVMRLTPPVGGFFRRTREPIALAGVLVPADRVVQVSITASHRHGADPADLAAFRPQRHLEPDTNVFLLPYGGGERVCLGKALAELEIRLLAVGLLKQLRFGLEPGQDLTLMVIPSPSPKDGLLVRPRRRSTDTSESGARPEPLTSEPRRDVVRAAGGWGFNARAETFNGRMAMLGFVALLATELAMGGQAFTHVLLGIG, encoded by the coding sequence ATGGCTGGCGTGTTCGAGACCCTCGCCTTTCTTCGCGATCCTGATTTCGCCCGCTCTCGCTTCGAGCGCTACGGGGACGTTTACGAAACCAGCCTGCTGGGCCAGCGCACCGTGTTCATCCGCGGCGAGCAGGCGATCGCCGACCTGTTCGCCCAGGGCGACGCACTCCAGGGCTGGTGGCCGGACAGTGTGCGTCAGTTGTTGGGGCCGCTGTCCCTGGCCAACCGTAATGGCGCCGAACACAAGGCCCGTCGTCGCGTGGTGGGTCAGCTGTTCGCTTCCGCGGCCCTGAGGCGCTACAGCCCGGCGATCGTGGCGTTGGTGGAGGGACTCAACCAGGATCTTCTGGCGGCGCCAGTGCCCGTCGCGCTGGTGCCACGGTTGCGGCGCTTTGCCTTCAGCGTCATCGCCACCACCGTGCTGGGGCTCGATGGTGCCGATCGCGATGCCCTGTTCGAGGATTTCGAAACCTGGTGCCAGGGCCTGTTCTCCCTCCCCTTCGCCCTGCCCGGCAGCCCGTTCGCCCGCGCCCGTCAGGCCCGCAAGCGCCTGTTGCGGCGCCTCGGCTCTGTGCTCCAGAAGGCCCAGGCCGCTGCGGCCTCGGGAGCGCCCCTCGCCGCTGGTGGCCTTGATCTGCTGGCCGGGGGCCTCGATGAAGCTGGCCTCCCCCTCGCCGACGATGACGTGGCGGAGCAGCTGTTGCTGCTGCTGTTCGCCGGCTATGAAACCACCGCCTCCTCGCTGAGTTGCCTGTTGCTGACCCTGCTGCAGCATCCCGCCGAACTGGGGTGGCTGCTTCAGGAGCTCGACGGCTTGTCCTGGCCACCTGAAGAGGGGGATGCCGCGATGGCTTACGACGCTCAACGGGCGCCGCGTCTGGATGCGGTGGTGAAGGAGGTGATGCGGCTGACCCCGCCGGTGGGGGGCTTCTTTCGCCGTACCCGCGAGCCCATCGCCCTGGCGGGTGTGCTGGTGCCGGCCGACCGGGTGGTGCAGGTGAGCATCACCGCCAGCCACCGCCACGGCGCTGACCCTGCGGATCTGGCCGCCTTTCGGCCCCAGCGGCATCTCGAGCCAGACACGAACGTGTTTCTGTTGCCCTATGGCGGTGGTGAGCGCGTCTGCCTGGGCAAGGCTCTGGCGGAGCTGGAAATCCGGCTGCTGGCGGTGGGGCTTCTCAAGCAGCTGCGTTTTGGCCTGGAGCCTGGTCAGGACCTGACACTCATGGTCATTCCCAGCCCCTCCCCGAAGGATGGCTTGCTGGTACGCCCACGCCGCCGAAGCACCGATACCAGTGAAAGTGGGGCTCGCCCCGAGCCGTTGACCAGCGAGCCCCGCCGGGATGTGGTCCGTGCTGCAGGCGGCTGGGGCTTCAATGCGCGCGCTGAGACCTTCAACGGCCGGATGGCCATGCTGGGTTTCGTTGCCCTGCTGGCCACCGAACTGGCCATGGGTGGGCAGGCCTTCACTCACGTCCTGCTGGGCATCGGTTGA